In Longimicrobiaceae bacterium, a genomic segment contains:
- a CDS encoding BlaI/MecI/CopY family transcriptional regulator, with product MTYSLTELQLAIMDVLWNRDEATVVEVHDELRGTRRVAQSTIATLLSRLEDKGVVSHRSEERQYVYRATVSREQVRRSVVSEFSELTERLFSGDVAGLVSQLLSTRDARPEDLARAREIIERKERELREQEESQ from the coding sequence ATGACCTATTCGTTGACGGAGCTCCAGCTCGCCATCATGGACGTCCTGTGGAACAGGGACGAGGCCACGGTCGTCGAAGTGCACGACGAGCTGCGCGGGACACGGCGCGTCGCGCAGTCCACGATCGCCACCCTCCTCTCCCGCCTGGAGGACAAGGGCGTCGTCTCGCACCGCAGCGAGGAACGCCAGTACGTCTACCGCGCCACGGTGAGCCGGGAGCAGGTCCGGCGCTCGGTGGTCAGCGAGTTCTCCGAGCTGACGGAGCGGCTCTTCTCGGGCGACGTCGCGGGCCTGGTCAGCCAGCTCCTCAGCACCCGCGACGCCCGCCCGGAGGACCTGGCCCGCGCCCGCGAGATCATCGAGCGGAAAGAACGGGAGCTCCGGGAGCAGGAGGAGAGCCAGTGA
- a CDS encoding HEAT repeat domain-containing protein, protein MSVPPVLIGWIVTYALHSTILLGFVLLVSRRVDSDAWRETLWKTALLGGLLTATFQTAAGYTPLVGRWAIENDAAASPATPSVAGPADRPEERGPERRGDASGGGPVSRAGGAAADERTGAAPPAISTPAAQGPRAAAPERGIPWVPLLGGVWMAVAGLLLGRLVLQHVWLFRALADRKPITEGPLPGMLSALRRHAGFWAPVRLTVSAACPTPIALGRSEVCVPERFLTELEAEQQRTALAHELAHLQRSDPVWQLSAGIIESVFFFQPLNRVARQHLRDAAENLCDDRAVRLTGSALGLARCLTNIASWVSPTTIPEATLAMAEGGSPLLRRVERLAEWREPPMYAAQFRSLASAGLLALVALVAPAVSQSAQPADPPASASRAAAARPGSPSGARDSVIVHPDPSAPLAARWQWALDQELPGGFWIAWGGEGGVRTRDGGTSRVVVLNGSHMVIDGDGAISSNSPGPGSHTPDAPSLREILPGAVPPVAFVFGFAGEGNHSEDVDWIRLRSAGAPLDLGGRPLVWLGPASTPESLAQLRRLHAALRDPALRKEVAAAFSLHEGQREVVRAVRETVGSEESATVRAEAVQWLPRGQSGGAEMIELLTQVALTDPSPRVRDEAVSALGQIGSPEARAVLMRLARTAPHADVRREAIDHLGDSELLRQLVRDAPEDVRGEAVEALASEGSEQIVPALVTVAFEDPADAVRREAVDALALLPFDSARRALLRIVNTHPDPKIRAEAVQALARRD, encoded by the coding sequence GTGAGCGTTCCTCCCGTCCTCATCGGCTGGATCGTCACGTACGCGCTGCACAGCACGATCCTGCTGGGCTTCGTCCTGCTCGTCAGCCGCCGCGTGGATAGCGACGCGTGGCGCGAGACCCTCTGGAAGACGGCGCTCCTGGGAGGCCTGCTCACCGCCACGTTCCAGACCGCGGCAGGATACACCCCGCTCGTGGGGCGGTGGGCGATCGAGAACGATGCCGCGGCCTCTCCCGCCACGCCGTCCGTGGCCGGACCGGCCGACCGGCCGGAGGAGCGCGGCCCGGAACGGCGCGGGGACGCATCCGGGGGGGGTCCGGTGAGCCGGGCCGGAGGCGCGGCAGCGGACGAGAGGACCGGAGCCGCGCCCCCGGCCATCTCCACTCCCGCAGCGCAGGGCCCCCGGGCCGCCGCCCCGGAGCGGGGGATCCCCTGGGTCCCTCTCCTGGGGGGGGTCTGGATGGCGGTTGCGGGGCTGCTTCTCGGCCGGCTCGTCCTCCAGCACGTGTGGCTGTTCCGCGCTCTCGCGGACCGGAAGCCGATCACGGAGGGCCCGCTGCCCGGGATGCTGTCCGCGCTCCGCCGGCACGCGGGCTTCTGGGCGCCCGTCCGCCTCACCGTTTCGGCCGCGTGCCCCACGCCGATCGCCCTCGGCCGATCGGAGGTCTGCGTCCCGGAGCGGTTCCTGACGGAGCTGGAGGCGGAGCAGCAGCGGACCGCGCTCGCCCACGAGCTGGCGCACCTGCAGCGGAGCGACCCGGTGTGGCAGCTCTCGGCGGGGATCATCGAGTCCGTCTTCTTCTTCCAGCCGCTGAACCGCGTGGCCCGGCAGCACCTCCGCGACGCGGCCGAGAACCTCTGCGACGACCGGGCGGTCCGGCTCACCGGGTCGGCGCTGGGCCTGGCGCGCTGTCTCACGAACATCGCCTCGTGGGTGAGCCCCACCACGATTCCCGAAGCCACCCTGGCCATGGCCGAAGGCGGCTCGCCGCTCCTGCGGCGGGTCGAGCGCCTCGCCGAATGGAGAGAGCCCCCCATGTATGCAGCGCAATTCCGCTCCCTCGCCTCGGCGGGCCTGCTGGCCCTCGTCGCCCTGGTGGCACCGGCCGTTTCGCAGAGCGCGCAGCCCGCCGACCCGCCGGCATCCGCCTCTCGGGCCGCGGCCGCCCGGCCCGGCAGTCCCTCCGGGGCGCGCGACTCCGTGATCGTCCACCCCGACCCTTCGGCCCCCCTCGCCGCCCGGTGGCAGTGGGCGCTGGACCAGGAGCTCCCGGGCGGGTTCTGGATCGCCTGGGGAGGGGAAGGCGGCGTGCGCACGCGCGACGGGGGCACGAGCCGCGTGGTGGTGCTCAACGGAAGTCACATGGTCATCGACGGGGACGGCGCGATCTCCAGCAACAGCCCGGGACCCGGCAGCCACACCCCCGACGCGCCCTCGCTGCGTGAGATCCTCCCCGGAGCGGTGCCCCCCGTGGCGTTCGTCTTCGGCTTCGCGGGGGAGGGGAACCACTCGGAAGACGTGGACTGGATCCGTCTGCGCTCCGCCGGTGCGCCGCTCGACCTCGGCGGCCGTCCACTGGTGTGGCTGGGGCCGGCGAGCACGCCGGAGAGCCTCGCCCAGCTCCGCCGCCTCCACGCCGCCCTCCGGGATCCGGCGCTGAGGAAGGAGGTCGCCGCCGCCTTCTCCCTCCACGAGGGGCAGCGGGAGGTCGTCCGGGCGGTGCGTGAGACGGTGGGTTCGGAGGAGAGCGCGACGGTGCGGGCGGAGGCCGTGCAGTGGCTCCCGAGGGGGCAGTCCGGGGGGGCGGAGATGATCGAGCTGCTCACGCAGGTGGCCCTCACCGATCCCTCCCCGCGGGTGCGCGACGAGGCCGTCTCCGCGCTCGGGCAGATCGGCTCGCCCGAGGCCAGGGCGGTGCTGATGCGGCTGGCCCGCACGGCCCCGCACGCGGACGTGCGGCGCGAGGCGATCGACCACCTCGGGGACAGCGAGCTGCTGCGACAGCTCGTCCGCGACGCCCCCGAAGACGTGCGCGGAGAGGCCGTCGAGGCGCTCGCGAGCGAGGGGTCCGAGCAGATCGTCCCGGCCCTGGTCACGGTTGCGTTCGAGGATCCCGCGGACGCGGTGAGGAGAGAGGCTGTGGACGCGCTCGCCCTCCTCCCGTTCGACAGCGCCCGCCGCGCCCTGCTGAGGATCGTGAACACCCACCCCGACCCGAAGATCCGCGCGGAGGCGGTGCAGGCGCTGGCCCGGCGCGACTGA